In one window of Paracoccus saliphilus DNA:
- a CDS encoding ATP-dependent DNA helicase, producing the protein MTGQTLTTTPSLSSDQADAWDRLAETFASAGVDLTAEELRPPQPGKGRVMAVIGKAGSGKTLLLSEITRALREAGVELVSADYEGRRRKDRRTVAILAPTNKAAFVLRTRGVPATTIHRILYTPVYDPEYEHIAEWLTGEGTRPTVEGLTDLALDRAKAFYGQHASIPGALAAAGLRGSDFIKGWKRREDGLDIGLIDEASMLDERQFEDLREIFPVLVLFGDPAQLAPVGQSGEMVFDGLAQSQRLMLSRVHRQADDSPILDLAHALSDESLDFRGFEQMVREAAARDPRVIWAERVESDLMARSPVLVWRNATRIRLIHAFRTAFGAPGDALLPGEPLVCDGLELPLKHRKKRIDLEARGLIKGAQVVYLGPGRKPGFSRLHVIGAEDPRLSAASIVKIEMPEAEEPFIPFAARMGAAFLHGAAVTIHKAQGSQWPDVQVFGPDISAAAWSNRTEAGIPLWKRLTYVAITRAQERLYWITRPRLARPSAALSTADLEAPTAPLTLEADQP; encoded by the coding sequence ATGACCGGCCAGACCCTCACCACGACGCCCTCGCTGTCCTCCGACCAAGCCGATGCCTGGGACCGGCTGGCCGAAACCTTCGCTTCCGCCGGGGTGGACCTGACGGCCGAGGAACTCCGCCCGCCGCAGCCCGGCAAGGGGCGCGTCATGGCGGTGATCGGGAAGGCGGGCTCGGGCAAGACGCTGCTCTTGTCGGAGATCACCCGTGCCCTGCGCGAAGCCGGTGTCGAACTGGTCAGTGCCGATTACGAGGGCCGCCGCCGCAAGGACCGCCGCACCGTCGCGATCCTCGCGCCCACCAACAAGGCCGCCTTCGTGCTGCGCACCCGCGGCGTTCCCGCCACCACGATCCACCGCATCCTTTATACGCCCGTCTACGATCCGGAATACGAGCACATCGCCGAATGGCTGACCGGCGAGGGAACCCGCCCCACAGTCGAAGGGCTGACCGATCTCGCGCTGGACCGCGCCAAGGCCTTCTACGGCCAGCATGCCTCGATCCCCGGCGCGCTGGCGGCGGCGGGTCTGCGCGGATCAGATTTCATCAAGGGCTGGAAACGGCGCGAGGACGGGCTGGATATCGGCCTGATCGACGAGGCCTCCATGCTGGACGAGCGCCAGTTCGAGGATCTGCGCGAGATATTCCCGGTTCTGGTCCTGTTCGGGGATCCGGCCCAGCTTGCCCCGGTCGGCCAGTCCGGCGAAATGGTGTTTGACGGTCTCGCCCAATCGCAGCGCCTGATGCTGAGTCGGGTGCACCGGCAGGCCGATGACAGCCCGATCCTCGACCTGGCGCATGCGCTGTCCGACGAAAGCCTTGATTTCAGGGGTTTCGAGCAGATGGTCCGCGAGGCCGCCGCCCGTGATCCCCGGGTGATCTGGGCCGAGCGGGTGGAATCCGACCTAATGGCCCGCAGCCCGGTGCTGGTCTGGCGCAACGCCACCCGCATTCGCCTGATCCATGCTTTCCGCACCGCCTTCGGCGCTCCCGGAGACGCGCTTTTGCCGGGAGAGCCGCTGGTCTGCGATGGGCTTGAATTGCCGCTGAAGCACCGCAAGAAACGCATCGACCTCGAGGCGCGCGGCCTCATCAAGGGCGCACAGGTCGTCTATCTGGGGCCGGGGCGCAAGCCCGGCTTCTCGCGCCTGCATGTGATCGGCGCCGAGGATCCGCGCCTGTCCGCTGCCAGCATCGTCAAGATCGAGATGCCCGAAGCCGAGGAGCCCTTCATCCCCTTCGCCGCCCGCATGGGCGCGGCCTTCCTGCATGGTGCGGCGGTCACGATCCACAAGGCGCAGGGCTCGCAATGGCCCGATGTGCAGGTCTTCGGACCCGATATCAGCGCCGCCGCATGGTCCAACCGCACCGAGGCCGGTATCCCGCTGTGGAAACGGCTGACCTATGTCGCCATCACCCGCGCGCAGGAGCGTCTTTACTGGATCACCCGCCCGCGCCTCGCCCGCCCGTCAGCCGCGCTCTCGACCGCGGATCTGGAGGCGCCGACGGCCCCCCTCACGCTCGAAGCCGATCAGCCTTAA
- a CDS encoding protein meaA, which yields MAEKDKPWLFRTYAGHSTAEKSNALYRGNLAKGQTGLSVAFDLPTQTGYDSDHVLARGEVGKVGVPVCHLGDMRTLFDQIPLEQMNTSMTINATAPWLLSLYIAVAEEQGADVAKLQGTVQNDIIKEYLSRGTYICPPKPSLRMITDVAAFTAKSLPKWNPMNVCSYHLQEAGATPQQELAYALATGIAVLDDLKGKVPAEDFPAMAGRISFFVNAGIRFVTEMCKMRAFTELWDEITATRYGIEDPKYRRFRYGVQVNSLGLTEQQPENNVYRILLEMLAVTLSKNARARAVQLPAWNEALGLPRPWDQQWSLRMQQIVAYETDLLEYGDLFDGNPVIAAKVEELKAGARDELKLLDEMGGAIASIDYMKSRLVESNAERFGKIESNETVVVGVNRWEQGEPSPLTAGEGGILVVDPEVEQDQIARLNEWRKNRDEDAARAALTALREAAQNGDNIMPPSIAAAKAGVTTGEWAGVMRSVHGEYRGPTGVSASPSNRTEGLEEIREAVDAVSTRLGRRLKFVVGKPGLDGHSNGAEQIAFRARDCGMDITYEGIRLTPEQIVTRAREEEAHVVGLSILSGSHIPLIEELVERMRDAGLGHIPVIAGGIIPEEDAQRLLAMGVARVYTPKDFQLNRIMMDIVALVEPGAAAA from the coding sequence ATGGCCGAGAAGGACAAACCCTGGCTGTTCCGCACCTATGCGGGCCATTCCACGGCTGAAAAGTCGAACGCGCTGTACCGGGGCAACCTGGCCAAGGGACAGACGGGCTTGTCGGTGGCTTTCGACCTGCCCACGCAGACCGGCTATGACAGCGATCATGTGCTGGCGCGGGGCGAGGTCGGCAAGGTCGGCGTGCCGGTCTGCCACCTGGGCGACATGCGGACGCTGTTCGACCAGATCCCGTTGGAGCAGATGAATACCTCGATGACCATCAACGCGACGGCGCCCTGGCTGCTGTCGCTCTATATCGCCGTGGCCGAGGAACAGGGGGCAGATGTCGCGAAACTGCAGGGCACGGTGCAGAACGATATCATCAAGGAATATCTCTCGCGCGGGACCTATATCTGCCCGCCCAAGCCCTCGTTGCGGATGATTACCGACGTGGCCGCCTTCACCGCGAAGAGCCTGCCGAAATGGAACCCGATGAATGTCTGCTCCTACCACCTGCAAGAGGCAGGGGCGACGCCGCAGCAGGAACTGGCCTATGCGCTGGCCACCGGGATCGCGGTGCTGGACGACCTGAAGGGCAAGGTTCCCGCCGAAGATTTCCCGGCGATGGCAGGGCGGATCAGCTTTTTCGTGAATGCGGGCATCCGTTTCGTCACCGAGATGTGCAAGATGCGCGCCTTCACCGAACTGTGGGACGAGATCACCGCCACCCGCTACGGCATCGAGGATCCGAAATACCGGCGTTTCCGTTATGGCGTACAGGTGAACAGCCTTGGCCTGACCGAACAGCAGCCGGAAAACAACGTCTACCGCATCCTGCTGGAAATGCTGGCGGTGACCTTGTCGAAAAACGCGCGGGCGCGGGCGGTGCAGCTTCCCGCATGGAACGAGGCGCTCGGCCTGCCCCGGCCATGGGATCAGCAATGGTCGCTGCGGATGCAGCAGATCGTCGCCTATGAGACCGACCTTCTGGAATATGGCGACCTGTTCGACGGCAATCCGGTCATCGCCGCCAAGGTCGAGGAACTCAAGGCGGGCGCACGCGACGAGTTGAAGCTGCTGGACGAGATGGGCGGGGCGATCGCATCCATCGACTATATGAAGTCCCGGCTGGTCGAATCGAATGCCGAGCGGTTCGGCAAGATCGAATCGAACGAAACCGTGGTGGTCGGCGTGAACCGTTGGGAACAGGGGGAGCCCTCACCGCTGACCGCCGGAGAAGGCGGCATCCTTGTCGTCGATCCCGAGGTCGAGCAGGACCAGATCGCCCGCCTGAACGAATGGCGCAAGAACCGCGACGAGGATGCCGCCCGCGCCGCACTGACCGCGCTGCGCGAGGCCGCGCAGAATGGCGACAATATCATGCCTCCTTCCATCGCGGCGGCGAAGGCCGGGGTCACGACCGGCGAATGGGCCGGTGTGATGCGCTCGGTCCATGGCGAGTATCGCGGTCCAACCGGCGTGTCGGCCTCGCCCTCGAACCGGACCGAGGGGCTGGAGGAGATCCGCGAGGCGGTGGATGCGGTCAGCACCCGCTTGGGGCGGCGGCTGAAATTCGTGGTCGGCAAGCCGGGGCTGGACGGACATTCCAACGGCGCCGAACAGATCGCCTTCCGCGCCCGCGATTGCGGCATGGACATCACCTATGAAGGCATTCGCCTGACCCCCGAACAGATCGTGACCCGGGCCCGCGAGGAAGAGGCCCATGTCGTCGGCCTGTCCATCCTGTCGGGCAGCCACATCCCCCTGATCGAGGAACTGGTCGAGCGGATGCGTGATGCCGGGCTGGGCCATATTCCCGTCATCGCCGGCGGCATCATCCCCGAAGAGGATGCGCAGCGCCTGCTCGCCATGGGCGTGGCGCGGGTCTATACGCCCAAGGATTTCCAGCTCAACAGGATCATGATGGATATCGTGGCCTTGGTAGAACCCGGAGCGGCCGCGGCGTGA
- the murD gene encoding UDP-N-acetylmuramoyl-L-alanine--D-glutamate ligase yields the protein MIPVQGVEDQTVAVLGLGRSGKATAAALQAGGANVIAWDDSVDTREAAEAEGLHIADLTRDEAWHGVTMLVTSPGISHLYPNPHPVIARAYALGIPVDNDIGLFFRSYAEASWAEFDRSPKVIAVTGSNGKSTTTALIHHILEECGRPSQMGGNIGTGVLSLEPAQDGEVVVIELSSYQTELARALTPDVAVFTNLTPDHLDRHGGTGGYFAAKRRLFAEGGPDRAVIGIDEAEGLYLAGQLATAPSDDRVIRVSAGQKLDRAAWSVFVRKGFLAEYRKGRQVASIDLRGIAGLPGAHNHQNACAAYAACRAVGLAPREIEAAFHSFAGLPHRSQLVAEIDGVRYVNDSKATNVDAAAKALQAFERIRWIAGGLGKDGGIAALTPYLEHVSKAYLIGHSARDFALEIGQTPHEISETMEQAVAKAHAEAEPGETVLLAPAAASFDQYPNFEKRGEHFTALVEGLKAR from the coding sequence ATGATCCCTGTCCAAGGCGTAGAAGATCAGACCGTCGCCGTCCTCGGGCTTGGCCGCTCGGGCAAGGCGACCGCCGCGGCCTTGCAGGCGGGCGGGGCGAATGTCATCGCGTGGGACGACAGCGTGGATACTCGTGAGGCGGCCGAGGCCGAAGGGTTGCACATCGCCGATCTGACCAGGGACGAGGCATGGCATGGCGTCACCATGCTGGTCACCTCTCCCGGCATTTCGCATCTATACCCCAACCCTCACCCGGTGATCGCCAGGGCCTATGCGCTTGGAATCCCGGTGGATAACGACATCGGCCTGTTCTTTCGCAGTTACGCCGAGGCCAGTTGGGCCGAATTCGATCGTTCGCCCAAGGTGATCGCGGTGACGGGGTCGAACGGCAAATCCACCACCACGGCGCTGATCCACCATATCCTCGAGGAATGCGGTCGGCCCAGCCAGATGGGGGGCAATATCGGCACCGGGGTGCTTTCGCTGGAACCCGCGCAGGATGGCGAAGTCGTGGTGATCGAGCTATCGAGCTATCAGACCGAGCTGGCGCGGGCGCTGACGCCGGATGTTGCCGTGTTCACCAATCTGACGCCGGATCACCTGGACCGTCATGGCGGGACGGGCGGCTATTTCGCAGCGAAACGCCGCCTTTTCGCGGAAGGCGGGCCGGACCGCGCGGTGATCGGCATCGACGAGGCCGAGGGACTGTATCTTGCCGGACAATTGGCGACGGCGCCTTCGGATGACCGGGTGATCCGGGTTTCGGCCGGGCAAAAGCTGGATCGCGCGGCGTGGTCGGTCTTTGTGCGCAAGGGGTTCCTGGCCGAGTATCGCAAGGGGCGGCAGGTGGCATCGATCGATCTGCGCGGGATCGCGGGCCTGCCCGGTGCGCATAATCACCAGAATGCCTGCGCCGCCTATGCGGCCTGCCGGGCGGTGGGGCTGGCCCCGCGCGAGATAGAGGCGGCCTTCCACAGTTTTGCCGGTTTGCCGCATCGCAGCCAATTGGTGGCCGAGATCGATGGCGTCCGCTATGTCAATGATTCCAAGGCAACAAATGTCGATGCTGCCGCCAAGGCGCTGCAGGCGTTCGAGCGTATCCGCTGGATCGCCGGGGGGCTTGGCAAGGATGGCGGGATCGCCGCGCTGACCCCTTATCTGGAGCATGTGAGCAAGGCTTATCTGATCGGCCACTCGGCGCGGGATTTCGCGCTGGAGATCGGCCAGACGCCGCATGAGATCTCGGAGACGATGGAGCAGGCGGTCGCGAAGGCTCATGCCGAGGCCGAACCGGGCGAGACGGTGCTGCTTGCGCCGGCCGCTGCAAGCTTCGATCAGTATCCGAATTTCGAGAAACGGGGCGAGCATTTCACCGCGCTGGTCGAGGGGCTGAAAGCGCGCTGA
- the mraY gene encoding phospho-N-acetylmuramoyl-pentapeptide-transferase, which yields MLYWLSSFSEGGDLFNLFRYITFRAGAAFFTALIFGFIFGSPLISYLRKVQKKGQPIRDDGPEGHLVKAGTPTMGGILILAALFVSTLLWARLDNGYVWIVLLVTAGYAAIGFADDYAKVSKNNTKGVSGRLRMGLGLALAFIASAWAMWLHPAELSGQLAMPVFKDALINLGLLFIPFGMIVIVGAANAVNLTDGLDGLAIMPVMIAAGTLGVIAYTVGRVDFTEYLGVHQVPGTGEILIFVAALIGGGLGFLWYNAPPAAVFMGDTGSLALGGSLGAIAVVTKHEIVLAIVGGLFVVEALSVIIQVLYFKRTGKRVFLMAPIHHHFEKKGWGEAQIVIRFWIIALVLALIGLATLKLR from the coding sequence ATGCTCTATTGGTTGAGCAGTTTTTCCGAAGGGGGCGACCTCTTCAACTTGTTTCGATATATTACATTTCGCGCCGGCGCCGCCTTCTTCACTGCGCTGATTTTCGGCTTCATCTTCGGCAGCCCGCTGATCAGCTATCTGCGGAAGGTCCAGAAAAAGGGCCAGCCGATCCGCGATGACGGCCCGGAAGGGCATCTGGTCAAGGCCGGGACACCCACAATGGGCGGTATCCTGATCCTCGCGGCGCTGTTCGTCTCGACCCTGCTCTGGGCGCGGCTGGACAATGGTTATGTCTGGATCGTGCTGCTGGTGACGGCGGGTTACGCCGCCATCGGTTTTGCCGATGATTACGCCAAGGTCAGCAAGAACAATACCAAGGGCGTGTCTGGGCGGCTGCGGATGGGGCTGGGGCTGGCGCTGGCCTTCATCGCCTCGGCCTGGGCCATGTGGCTGCATCCGGCCGAACTGAGCGGGCAACTCGCCATGCCGGTCTTCAAGGATGCGCTCATCAATCTCGGCCTGCTGTTCATCCCCTTCGGCATGATCGTGATCGTCGGCGCCGCCAACGCGGTGAACCTGACCGACGGGCTGGACGGCCTGGCCATCATGCCGGTGATGATCGCTGCCGGAACCCTGGGCGTGATCGCCTATACCGTCGGGCGGGTGGACTTTACCGAATATCTCGGTGTGCACCAGGTGCCGGGAACGGGCGAGATCTTGATCTTTGTCGCTGCCCTGATCGGCGGAGGCTTGGGTTTCCTGTGGTACAACGCCCCACCCGCCGCCGTCTTCATGGGCGATACTGGCTCGCTTGCCCTGGGCGGTTCGCTCGGTGCCATCGCCGTCGTCACCAAGCACGAGATCGTGCTGGCCATTGTCGGCGGGCTCTTCGTGGTCGAAGCGCTCAGCGTCATCATCCAGGTGCTCTATTTCAAGCGCACCGGCAAGCGCGTCTTCCTGATGGCGCCGATCCATCACCATTTCGAGAAGAAAGGCTGGGGAGAGGCGCAGATCGTGATCCGCTTCTGGATCATCGCGCTGGTGCTTGCCTTGATCGGACTGGCGACGCTCAAGCTGCGCTGA
- a CDS encoding EcsC family protein: MMTKPQQVLPPINDPSVHEQVDRLARRYVDAGGLGMEILNLVGNSAEGLIGRLPEFLRARMDRLTRMALMRAFTAASGSRRVLRNRGDWFNRLTSTFSGAAGGAGGFAGAMVELPVTVTLILRAMLEIAEEHGLDPDSEDVRMECLRVFAAAGPMEDDDGTDFGLLAVRLSVTGQTVQGLISKVAPKLSVSLGQKLAAQAAPVFGAFVGASINYTFARYYQEVARVHFGIMRLAQETGLPQEALVEALRLSIERIESGRAVRRA; the protein is encoded by the coding sequence ATGATGACGAAACCGCAGCAGGTGCTGCCTCCGATCAACGATCCGAGCGTTCATGAACAGGTCGATCGGCTGGCGCGGCGTTATGTCGATGCCGGTGGGCTCGGCATGGAAATCCTCAATCTCGTCGGCAACAGCGCCGAGGGGCTAATCGGGCGGCTGCCCGAATTCCTCCGCGCACGGATGGATCGGCTGACCCGTATGGCCCTGATGCGAGCCTTCACCGCGGCCTCGGGGTCGCGGCGCGTGCTGCGCAACCGGGGCGACTGGTTCAACAGGCTGACCAGCACCTTCAGCGGCGCGGCGGGGGGCGCTGGCGGTTTCGCGGGGGCAATGGTGGAGCTGCCGGTCACGGTGACGCTGATCTTGCGGGCCATGTTGGAGATCGCCGAAGAGCATGGGCTCGACCCCGACAGCGAGGATGTGCGGATGGAATGCCTGCGCGTCTTCGCCGCCGCCGGGCCGATGGAAGACGATGACGGCACCGATTTCGGCCTGCTGGCGGTGCGCCTGTCGGTGACCGGACAGACGGTGCAGGGGCTGATCAGCAAGGTGGCGCCGAAGCTGTCCGTTTCATTGGGACAGAAACTGGCCGCGCAGGCCGCTCCGGTCTTTGGCGCCTTTGTCGGCGCCTCGATCAACTACACATTCGCACGCTATTACCAGGAGGTGGCGCGGGTGCATTTCGGGATCATGCGGCTGGCGCAGGAGACCGGACTTCCACAAGAGGCTCTGGTCGAGGCATTGCGGCTTTCGATCGAACGAATCGAGAGCGGGCGGGCGGTGCGCCGGGCTTAA
- the ccrA gene encoding crotonyl-CoA carboxylase/reductase: protein MALDAPIAPYEAPEKDLYKIGEMPPLGHVPKQMHAWAIRRERHGEPDQAMQLEVVDTPAIDSNEVLVLVMAAGVNYNGIWAGLGQPISPFDGHGAEYHIAGSDASGIVWAVGDKVKRWKVGDEVVIHCNQDDGDDEHCNGGDPMYSPSQRIWGYETPDGSFSQFTRVQAQQLMPRPRHLTWEESACYTLTLATAYRMLFGHEPHELKPGMNVLVWGASGGLGSYAIQLINAAGGNAIGVISDEDKRDFVMSLGAKGVLNRKDFNCWGQLPTVNTPEYADWFKEVRKFGKAIWDITGKGKNVDIVFEHPGEATFPVSTFVCKKGGMVVICAGTTGFNCTFDVRYLWMHQKRVQGSHFAHLKQASAANQLMLERRLDPCMSEVFPWAEIPQAHMKMYRNEHKPGNMSVLVQAPTTGLRTFEDALEAGRKG, encoded by the coding sequence ATGGCCCTTGATGCCCCGATCGCGCCCTACGAGGCGCCCGAGAAAGACCTTTACAAGATCGGCGAGATGCCGCCCCTCGGCCATGTGCCCAAGCAGATGCATGCCTGGGCCATTCGCCGCGAACGCCATGGAGAACCTGACCAGGCGATGCAGCTTGAAGTCGTGGACACTCCGGCCATCGACAGCAACGAGGTGCTGGTCCTGGTGATGGCGGCCGGCGTCAATTACAACGGCATCTGGGCCGGGCTGGGCCAGCCGATCAGCCCCTTTGACGGGCATGGCGCGGAATATCACATCGCGGGATCGGATGCGTCGGGGATCGTCTGGGCCGTGGGCGACAAGGTCAAGCGCTGGAAGGTCGGCGACGAGGTCGTGATCCATTGCAACCAGGACGATGGCGATGACGAGCATTGCAATGGCGGCGACCCGATGTATTCGCCCAGTCAGCGGATCTGGGGATACGAGACGCCGGACGGGTCGTTCTCGCAATTCACCCGTGTGCAGGCGCAGCAACTCATGCCCCGCCCGCGTCACCTGACATGGGAGGAATCGGCCTGCTACACGCTGACGCTGGCCACCGCCTACCGGATGCTGTTCGGCCATGAACCGCATGAGCTGAAACCGGGCATGAACGTGCTGGTCTGGGGCGCCTCGGGAGGGCTTGGCTCATATGCGATCCAGTTGATCAACGCGGCGGGCGGCAATGCCATCGGCGTGATCAGCGACGAGGACAAGCGTGACTTCGTCATGAGCCTTGGCGCAAAGGGCGTGCTGAACCGCAAGGATTTCAATTGCTGGGGGCAACTGCCGACCGTGAACACGCCCGAATATGCCGACTGGTTCAAGGAGGTCCGCAAGTTCGGCAAGGCCATCTGGGACATCACCGGCAAGGGCAAGAATGTCGATATCGTCTTTGAACATCCGGGCGAAGCGACCTTCCCGGTCTCGACCTTCGTGTGCAAGAAGGGTGGCATGGTGGTGATCTGCGCGGGCACCACCGGGTTCAACTGCACCTTCGATGTCCGCTACCTGTGGATGCATCAGAAGCGCGTGCAGGGCAGCCATTTCGCCCATCTGAAACAGGCCAGCGCCGCCAATCAGCTGATGCTGGAGCGCCGTCTCGATCCCTGCATGTCCGAGGTTTTCCCCTGGGCCGAGATCCCGCAGGCGCATATGAAGATGTACAGGAACGAGCACAAGCCGGGTAACATGTCGGTGCTGGTGCAGGCCCCGACGACCGGCTTGCGCACCTTCGAGGACGCGCTGGAGGCCGGGCGCAAGGGCTGA
- a CDS encoding flavin reductase family protein, which yields MFYRPEAGHGLPHNPFNALVAPRPIGWISTRGEKGDNLAPYSFFNAVAYVPPQVMFASTSAKPDRKGTKDSVAQIIETGVFCVNIATGDLRDQVNASSAPLPAGRNEFETAGIEAAECEGIDCSRVAGAAAALECRMTRVLPLAGKANFAVFGVVTGVHIRDDCIVEGRFDPRTAGGWIARLGYKDYTAVTDLFEMERPE from the coding sequence ATGTTCTACCGACCCGAGGCCGGCCACGGTCTGCCGCATAATCCCTTCAACGCACTTGTCGCTCCACGTCCTATCGGCTGGATTTCGACCCGTGGCGAGAAGGGCGACAATCTCGCGCCCTATTCCTTTTTCAACGCAGTCGCCTATGTGCCGCCGCAGGTGATGTTCGCCTCGACCAGCGCCAAGCCCGACCGCAAGGGCACCAAGGACAGCGTGGCGCAGATCATCGAGACGGGCGTGTTCTGCGTGAACATTGCCACCGGGGATCTGCGCGACCAGGTGAATGCCAGTTCCGCCCCGCTGCCAGCAGGCCGCAACGAATTCGAAACCGCCGGAATCGAGGCCGCCGAATGCGAAGGCATCGATTGTTCCCGCGTGGCCGGGGCCGCGGCGGCTCTGGAATGCCGCATGACACGGGTCCTGCCATTGGCGGGAAAGGCGAATTTCGCCGTTTTCGGCGTGGTGACGGGGGTGCATATCCGTGACGATTGCATTGTCGAGGGGCGCTTCGATCCGCGTACTGCGGGGGGCTGGATCGCTCGCCTCGGTTACAAGGATTATACCGCCGTAACTGACCTTTTCGAGATGGAACGCCCCGAATGA
- the ampC gene encoding class C beta-lactamase, which produces MIVIHEINTVFLMVLGRYASRPAKRKARMIMTSVRLFGFAAAMLAAPAYAQGLTDQKFQEISERIFRPVIEEFDIPGIAIGVTFKGESYVFTDGLADRAASRPVDPDTIFELGSNSKLFNVALAALGEEQGLLSLQDPVSAKLPSLAGSAFDKISLYDLAAHATGGLPLQVPDDISDNQELMTYLAAWMPDGVTKSLRSYSNVSIGLLGLITGEQFGKSYKDALKEDLLPGLGLDSTFITVPEAAMGRYAFGYSRTDDSPIRVNPGMLDAEAYGIKSTVSDMIRFLDAHLGNLTLDDEITAALARTRVSEFDTVHYAQAMIWEGYPWPVNTSELAAGNSAEMVMTPQPMTHRAAKALDGEVFLNKTGATNGFGSYVAMIPSEQIGVVVLANRNYPNPVRADATVELLHQLLEEGDE; this is translated from the coding sequence TTGATCGTCATACACGAGATTAATACAGTTTTTCTCATGGTTCTGGGGCGATATGCATCGCGCCCGGCCAAACGCAAGGCAAGGATGATTATGACCAGCGTTCGACTTTTCGGTTTCGCGGCTGCGATGCTCGCCGCCCCGGCTTATGCTCAGGGACTGACCGATCAGAAATTCCAGGAGATCAGCGAGAGGATCTTTCGCCCGGTCATTGAGGAATTTGACATTCCCGGCATCGCGATCGGTGTCACGTTCAAGGGAGAGTCCTATGTCTTCACGGATGGCTTGGCCGATCGCGCGGCGTCGCGCCCGGTAGACCCGGACACGATCTTCGAGCTTGGGTCGAATAGCAAGTTGTTCAACGTCGCGCTCGCCGCTCTGGGGGAAGAGCAAGGTTTGCTGTCGTTGCAGGACCCTGTATCCGCGAAGCTTCCTTCGCTAGCAGGCAGTGCTTTCGACAAGATCTCGCTTTATGATCTGGCTGCCCATGCTACCGGAGGCCTGCCCTTACAGGTTCCGGATGACATATCCGACAATCAGGAGTTGATGACATATCTCGCAGCCTGGATGCCCGATGGAGTCACGAAATCTCTTCGCTCCTACTCTAACGTCAGTATTGGTCTGCTCGGCCTGATCACCGGAGAGCAGTTCGGAAAATCATACAAAGACGCCCTCAAAGAGGACCTGCTGCCCGGTCTTGGCCTCGACAGCACCTTCATCACCGTGCCGGAAGCTGCAATGGGGCGTTATGCCTTCGGCTATTCGCGAACCGATGACAGCCCGATCCGGGTAAATCCCGGTATGCTTGATGCCGAAGCCTATGGTATCAAGTCCACGGTTTCTGACATGATCCGGTTCCTTGACGCTCACCTCGGAAATCTCACGCTTGATGACGAAATAACAGCGGCATTGGCCAGGACGCGGGTGTCCGAATTCGATACCGTCCACTATGCTCAGGCCATGATTTGGGAGGGGTATCCGTGGCCGGTGAATACTTCTGAACTTGCAGCGGGCAATTCGGCAGAAATGGTCATGACGCCGCAACCGATGACGCATCGTGCAGCGAAAGCCCTGGACGGCGAGGTCTTCCTCAACAAGACCGGGGCAACCAACGGATTCGGTTCCTATGTCGCGATGATACCATCCGAGCAGATAGGCGTCGTCGTCCTAGCCAACCGGAACTATCCCAACCCTGTCAGAGCGGACGCAACAGTTGAACTGCTTCACCAGCTTTTGGAAGAGGGTGACGAGTAG
- a CDS encoding carbonic anhydrase — protein MLRYVAVLLCLPQFALANDSAPHWSYTGQIGPDHWAELDAQYLACKLGRSQSPIDLDESNAVGEAQFTSSYKPLPMTIWNNGHTIQLDATNSGALTEDGKDFPLLQVHFHDPSEHAIHGKHFPLEAHFVHKSADGQLSVLAILIAEGKENPELAKIIKHLPAHEGEPQKIDGVEFDPAALLPESLATFRYSGSLTTPPCSEGVAWHVLSTPVTASADQIAALAEVMGENNRPVQDVNNRLVIHPKQ, from the coding sequence ATGTTAAGATATGTAGCGGTCCTGCTCTGCCTGCCGCAATTCGCCCTGGCGAATGATTCCGCGCCGCATTGGTCATATACGGGGCAAATCGGGCCCGACCATTGGGCCGAACTAGACGCACAATACCTGGCCTGCAAACTCGGCAGAAGCCAGTCACCCATCGACCTGGACGAATCGAACGCGGTGGGCGAAGCGCAATTCACCTCCAGCTACAAGCCGCTGCCGATGACGATCTGGAACAACGGTCACACGATCCAGCTGGATGCGACCAATTCAGGGGCCCTGACCGAGGATGGCAAGGATTTTCCCCTGCTCCAGGTGCATTTCCATGACCCGAGCGAACATGCCATCCACGGGAAACATTTCCCGCTAGAGGCGCATTTCGTTCACAAATCGGCCGATGGGCAGCTTTCGGTCCTTGCCATCCTGATCGCGGAAGGCAAAGAGAACCCCGAACTCGCCAAGATCATCAAGCACCTGCCCGCGCATGAGGGTGAACCGCAGAAGATCGACGGGGTCGAATTCGACCCGGCCGCGCTTTTGCCGGAATCGCTGGCAACCTTCCGCTATTCCGGCTCATTGACCACGCCGCCCTGCTCCGAAGGCGTGGCATGGCATGTCCTGAGCACCCCGGTCACCGCCTCGGCCGATCAGATCGCGGCACTGGCCGAAGTCATGGGTGAGAACAACCGCCCCGTGCAGGACGTCAACAACCGGCTGGTCATCCATCCCAAGCAATAA